The nucleotide sequence GAAGCTTCCAGCAATTTATTGTTATGCCGTTTGGCCGTCCAAGCTGCATCGATGGCGCTGAGAATATGGTTGACGATGACATAGTTGGTCGCAGTTCTGGCTATTCGGAACAGTTGATTACTCTTGTCTCTCATGTCCATGTATTTGCCAATGTCCGACGAATTTTGTTGGATGGCCTCAAGGGAGTCCATAGAGATGGTATTGAAAAACGATTGGTTTTCATAATATCTGGCAAAATCCCAACCCACATAAAATGCGGGATATTTACCAATCATCTCGTAATACTGTTGTTTCGTGGTCGCCATCTTATCGCCGCTCAGATATTTTTCCATGGTGCTTGCATGGGCGTCATCTAATGAATTCGCGTAATTCTGTTTCCATTGTTGCCAGACGTTTGGATCCCAATGGGCGTCGGCATATTCTTGATATTTCTTTTCCTGATTCTTGCCCTTCTGGGTATAGCTTCCATAGACTGTCCACGCAGCCACTTCGGCTAGGAAAAAGACCCCTGCTTTGATGTAGGATTTGGCATAAAGTTCACCAGTCCCGGGAATGAGCGCGGAGAAAAATAATGCGCGTTTTGGTAGCTTGTAGCCTGGGAGCTGAGCCAGCCGTTGCTCTCTGGAAAGCGAATCCTGAACAACCAACGAATTGAGCGGATTAAAGTACCGAGCGGAAAGTTGCGCCCGAGGAGCGTTAAAAGCGAACCCATTGCCCTCTGAAATCTGATTTAATTGCTCCCCCTCCCCTGCATAACAGAGTTGAAGCAAGCCGAAAGCGAAGAAGCAAAATGCGAAACGAAATGAGCGCTTCATGAGACATCTCCATAATTTGTTTTAGTCAAAATATCCAAAACTAATGCCCAGATAATAACGCCATTCTTTACCATAGCGCAACCACGTATTATCTGTTTCTTTTTTGGTGAATTCATCAAATCCATAAGCGGCATTGAAAAAGATCTTCGTCGGGAAACTATAAAATGAAAACAGGTCTAATCGCACTTCAGCGCCAGCGGTCTTTTTGAATCGGGAGAAATTCAGAACATCAGCATTAAAGGCATCACCGTAATCAAAAAAGGCACCCAAATAGAGTTTGTCAAAATGGAGGTGGAACAAACGAATATCCAGATTATTGGAAATTGGGAAGCGATAGCTTGTCCGTGTGATAATCATTTTTGTGCCTTCAATGCTGTAATATGGATAACCGCGCAGGCCTACCAATCCACCAGCATAAAAGTTGAAAAATTCGTGAACAGGACGGTCGATCCAGCCGGCCTGAAGATTGAAATTGATCGCATGTCTCCCATGGTTGAAGAGCGGGATGAATTCTTTCCAATCTAATTCCAATTTGCCATAGTTGTAGTCATCGTAATCTTCCACCCAAGTGCCATATTTGGTGATGGTGAAATCGCGAATGAATTTATTGAATTCCTGACTATATTTCACCGACACGATCCGTCCAGCGGCTGGATTGATTTCTGAAGAGATACTCGGCAACACATTTTTATAGCTCCAATTCAATTGAATGGAGCGGCCGATGAAATAGTTGTAGCTGGTCGCGGGATAGTCCTGGCCATTGGGATAAGTGTATTGGGGATGATAAGTTCCTCGATAGCGGCTGAATACGAACGCGGTCCTGAGATTTTGCTCGTCATTCAACTTGAAGTCCAATCCTGCATCGACCTCAGTCAAATTGTACTTGAATTTGACCAGAGTGGTGTCTGGAGGGTTCGAGGTCGGGTCAGCGCCGTAGGGATAAAAATAATTATCCATTTCTGAATGATGCAACAGCCGATTGTAAACTTCAAGAAACACTGTGGGACGAAACTTGCGATAGTTGACCATGCCAAATAGATCATAGTCCCAATCTCGATTCATGGCGAAGCCGGCAAAGATATCGTATTTGTTCAAAATGTCGCTGGAATAGAGATAGGTCCCGAATTTGACCGTTCCGTAATCGACCATGACGCGAGGCAGGAAGGCCAGGCTGCTGTAAGTGAAAGTATAAGGGGTCGTCGAATAGCGCGGAACTTCGGCATCATTATAGTTGACCGTTTTATCGCTGATCCCTTGATTGATTAAATAAATATCCTGATTTTCTCGCGAAGCAAGTTGGGCGCTGTTGGATCGATATGCCAGATAGCGACTTTGCTGCTCATCCACTTGGGTCGGTCGTTCGATCCAGGCGATGCGATAGCCCTGCGAGTTGAAATCGCTGTATAATAGTTGGCCCTGTTTGTTGACCGAGGGCATAAAAGCGCCGCCCAGCACGTTGGTTAACTGTCTCTTATTTTTGGTGGCCAATTCAAATGCATAAATATTGAAAATGCCAGTCCGATCCCAACTAAAGTAGATTTCCTTTCCATTAGGGGAAAATATCGGATCGCGGGCATCATGTTCATCGGCGATCAAAACTTTCATCGTTTTCCCATCAGCGCTGATGAGGCCAATCTGGCGCCCCTCGCTTTTAGAGTAGGAGAACACGATGACGCTGCCATTTGGCGCCCAGCGCGGAGTGAAAATCTGCTGGCCATCTCTGAACTTGGTCAGATGGGTCATTTTGCGGGTTTTTAAATCGAGCACAGCGATGTTCTGCGTCCCATCTCTTGTGGTCACAAACAACAGTTTGTTCCCATCGGGCGACCAATCCGGATGCTGGGCGCGCAGATTGCGCGTCACTGGGCGTTCTTTTTTCTTTTTTAAATCATAAATATAAATATCCTGAAAATGGGATCCGTGTTTATTCGGTTTGGAGATCCGCGAATAGGCGATTTTTTCACCATCTGGGGACCAAGCCAATGACGAACTGACACCACCTTTAATTTTTTCGACGGTTCCCTTGGTCATATCGTGGAGGTACAATGAAGACTGGGAGAGGTAGTCATAACCTCGGTTCGATACGAAGGCGAATTTCGTCCCATCTGGTGACCAACAGGGGAACAGATTTGCGAAGCCTTTGGACTCGATGATTTTGCCAGCTCGAACATTATTGACAATCGGGCTGACCCGATAGTTGTACATCGTTTCGAGATAACTCTTCCATTCTCGATAGAGCTGTCGTTCGGATTTCCCGAGTACATCCTTCAATGCATCGTTGACCGTGAAATGAAACGGGCTTTGCAGTTCTTGAAAAATGCGTCGCAGCGATTCAACGCCATAGGTTTCGGCAATGTAAATGACCAAGGCATAGCCATGATTATAGAGTTTCTCATTGCCGAAGCTATTTTTGCCGAATACCCCCATTTCCCGATGATTGAGAAGCGTCCCTTCCAGCACGGCGGTCCGAAGAATCATATCGCGATGGGTATCCCAATTGTCGTAATTCAGCTTTGCCAGTTGATATTGAGCCACGCCTTCAGCAAGCCAGTTGGGAACCGTGGTTGTGGCAATGGGGTAAGAGACGATCCGATTGGGAAAGCCATAAAGCACATAAGGGTTCTTTTCCGGCTCATAATCCATGTATTGAAAATAAAGCGCGGGGATTTTTCGCGTCAGTTTTCGGGCGGCGCCCAGGGAGATCATGTGTGTGAATTCATGGGTCACGACATTGCGAAGCCAATTATGATTGCCACGCAACACAAAATCCATCGGAGTCGCCCAGATCTCAATCTTGTTATCGTAATAGTAGGTTGCACCATTGGAATAATCGTCATGATCTCGAATAATGAAATGGACCTTGCCATCGGGCTGATAGAGGTAGAGCGACGTGATAGGCGCATAGATCTCCTCAGCGATTTTGGCGACTAATGCCGCGGTCCGCTCTGCGCCTTTATGATAATGAACCTGAAAATGTTCTGTATCAATGGTCAGCCAATTTAACTCTGGATGGTTATATTCTACTGGTTGACCGAATAGATTTGCTCCCCACACCCAACCAATTAGCAACAATGGAATGATGTAATTTGCTCGTTTCACTGCTGTTCACCCATTTTATCAGATTTCATACTTATTTTAAAGTCGAATTCGCCCCCCGTCATGGTTTCATGGATTGATCGTTAACTAGTTTGAAAAGTATTTTGAAATCCAGTTTGCCTATTTGATTGATCTTATCCAATCTGCAACCCTGCAAATACCACGAAAATTGCGAACAGGTCGCGCAGAATATCCAATCATGCCAGTCTATTTAACGACGGCGATCTTAATCATGACCATACTCGACTCGTTCGCTCGCTTTGCGGTTACGCGGGCGAGATAGATGCCGCTTTGCACTCGAGTCACGTCCCAGGTTCGCTCATTTTCGATGCCACCAATGCCTGGTCCGGTCAATTGCTCAACAAGTTCACCCGCCGCATCATAGATTCTGATCGTCACCTCTGCTGCCTCCCTTAAATAGTAGCGGATGATGGTCCAATTCCCTTCTGTTGGATTGGGATAATTATACACCGTTTTTTCAGGCATCAGAGCCCCAGTTCGAGATGGAACCGATCCCGGCAGTTGTGCAATAGCAGAGTGACGTTCATTGTTGAGAAATTGTCTCCAATAGATTTGACGGTCATTGAATTTATATTCTAATGTCCACACGTGACAGAAATCGTCTTCGGATCGAGCAATCAAACAAAATAAACTATCGCTGGTCAGATGAGCAATGACTGGCGCCGAATTCGCTGGTGTCGAGATGGAAAGCGGAAAGCCATTGACCTTTCGTCCATCGCTGTGAAAGGCGTTCATAAGGCCGTTTTTTGACGCCACGATGATTTCGATTTTCTGATCGCCATCTAAATCGACCAAAATCGGGTCGGGATAAGCTTCGCTTTCCGCGCCGCGGTCGATGAGAATGGGGAAATTCGTTAACAAGGTTCCATTGAAGCGATAGGCGAAAATTTTTCCACCGCCAGTAACAATAATGTCCAAGTAACCATCCCCATCGACATCAGCTAAGGCGGGATTAGAGAGCGGCGAGCTCGTCGAGATACCGGCGAAGTCTGGGAGAAAATCGCCCTCATGGGTCAGGATGAATAAATTCCCTATGGTAGAAGTGAGGACGATATCAGATCTTCCATCACGATCCAAATCTCCAAATGCCGGGTAATTTAAAATTCCTGCGCCAGCAAAGCGTTTCTGCCAAATAATGTTTCCATTCTCATCGACCGCGAAGATAGTACCTGCCTCGTCAATTGCAACAAAGCGCATTGCTGAGACATCGCGACATGCCATTAACCGTTGCAAAGCCTTATTAGAAATTGCGGTTTGCCAGACGATTTGTCCTGTTTCAGAAATGAGATGAATTCTCCCTGTTTGATCGCCAATCGCAATTTCGCTGCCTGGTGTTGCTGAATTCCAATCGCCAATAATTGGCACCGTAGTAATCGTGCTGCCGCAGTTAATTTCAAACAATAAATCCGCTTCACCATCGCTGTTGCGATCTTCTGCCTGCCATGCAAATAAGTGGCCAATAGACGATCCAGCGATGACCTCTAATGCTCCATCTCCAGTCAGATCAGCTAATGCTGGGGAGTGCAAAAAATGTCCAGTTTCAATGCGAGCAAACATCGGCAATGGTATGTTGGTGGTATCGCCCAACAAGCTGATCTGGTATGTGAATGCGTCATTGGTGATCAATTTTTCACCATTGGCTTGCCATGCAAGGATCATTCCGCTTGCAGTGGCTGCTACAATTTCTTCGCGACCATCGCCATTCAAGTCTCCAACAACGAGTGCACTATTGCCTGAGTTTGCCCCCAAAAATGCTGGGAAGCCAGGCTGATAGTACTTGATTTCAAGTTTGAAATACATTACTGAATCGATCGGGCTAAAATTGGTAATATAAATCCCAGTGTTTGCCCGTGCGTAAGAATGGGTGCTTGGCTTCGTGAAGGGGGTGAACTTGACCTGTTGAGATGAATTGACAAATAGATGAGCCGGGTTTGCATCCCACCACATGTCCTCAGCATAACCCGCGTGATATCCAGTGAAACCGAAAAAATTGTAATAATAGCCCATATCCTGTGAGCCGTCGGCTTCAACCAGATCCACACCACGATGGTTCATATCCGTGTTGACCCGGTTCTCCGCATATTTTTGCTCGATGATGTTTTCGTCGATATGCCAGATCAAGATGCCAGACCCTGGTAGATCAAAGTCATATTCGTTTACCGAAGTGATGACGTCGATGCCGTCTAATGGGTTTATGATCGGCGATCCGTCACTCCCGTAATAGAACTCAACCCGTTTACCGTTGGCATCAAATCCGACTGCGATATTTCGGGTCTCGCGGACACGTTGCTGGCGATTTTCCACAAGAAAGTATTCTTTGGCGTTAATGGGGATTTTATAAATTTTATTGGGATTGGCCGCCAAGGCTGCTGCTACAGGGATTTTATCGCCAGATGAAATGAGGATCGGTTGCTCCCAACCCAAGAAAATTTTGCTCCATGCGCATGGTTGAGCTGGAATTGAGCCATAGAAGTTCCCAGAACCTTGATCCATTAATCCAAACCGGCCAATCCCTGGATGACCTGTATCGGTATCAAACAAAGCTGGTAATCCTAATTGAAATCCCATCATCAGCGCGGCAGTGCCTAAGAGACCGAAAATTTTATAGTCGCCTTGATTCTCTGTTTCCGGCAAAATGATGCCTTCTTTGATAAAAAAAGTCCCGTTGTTGACCGGGATCCCTGCAAAGTCCGGCAAATTGCCGCCGATATTTTTTTTCAGATCGTTGAAATTGAGGAACACCGAAGGGATGTCGCAAGGTGTAGTATCGAATTCCTGCGTGAATTCGGCGCCGACCCCTGCATGAAATATGATAAAGACGTCGAACTTGGAGAAATCGATATAGCCAGCTTGGTCGGCGCTTACGATCGCATCTCGAAAAAGCTCGGCCAGCCGCTGGTCCAATACCGCTGGCGTTTGATTCGGGTTATAGTACGCCATGGGATGCGGGAGAGTCCAAGCACTATCGGAAGCGAGCGGATAGACAAAACTATCGCCGTTTTCCTCTTCTACCTGAAGGGCGAGTTTTCCTCCTGATACTTTCAGGTAATAGTCCTTCAGAGCACGAAGCTGATTTGCAAAATAGCGTCGATTATGCGGCGGAGGATTGATCATACCAGTGCCTGTAGATAAGTCGAACCAACCATCCCCGGTGGTATTCCGATCGTTATCCCGCTGAAATTGTACGCGGATCGCCATGACCTTGAGTGTTTTTGGAAGGTTAGCTTGAATAGCAGCAAAATCGTTGCTGGCCTCCGTTGCCGTGCTGGCTGGTTTGAACGTCACAAATCGAGCTGAGGGAGTGCTGGGGTAAAAGGAAGGGCGCTTAATTTTTTCCGCTGCGAAGCTGGCGCTGAAGATCAATAATCCAATCGCGATGAATTTTATCCGTAGTGTCTGGTGTAAGATCATAGTTCAAATAAGGTCTCAACATAAATTATCCGATGATGATTGAATACAATAATTGATCAAATTCCTGAAATGTGTCAGGAGCAGCGAGGCGCTGAGAGCGAGCTTGAAAATTAGCTTTGTTAGCATGCAAGAGTTCTATTCATTTCAATCTCAGATGCCTCACTACTCCTGAATCAATTATTGCAACGAAGCCATGACCGAAGTCATGGGAATTCATCAAATAGATCTATTAGGCAATTGTGTGGCTTGCCATTAGGTTGCTATCAGTTGCTTTGTCGAGTGATCTAATAAAATCAAAGTCAGTTAGAATCCAGCAGTCAATGAAAATCGCATGGTATCTGCCAGCGGGTGGCCCTTTTCAGCCGCGACATAGCCGAAGTCAAAGCCGTAGGATGCGTACTTGATGCCAGCGCCAAAGCTGAAATAATGGACTTTGCCTTCTTTATCGTGGTAATAACCGGTCCGCAGGGCAAACAGATCGCTGTACCAATACTCAATACCGACGCTGCGGGTGATCTTATCCAATTCCGTTTGGAGGGGATCATCGTACCACGAGGTCACGAGCGCTTTATAGAAAGGATCCGCTTTGCTGCCTTTGCGCGGGGTGACCAATAACTTATTGATATCCGCGGTGAGCGTAATTTTGTTGTATTTTTGGTCCACTAATTTGAAAGCAAATCCGGTTTTCAAGTTAGTGGGGAGCGGATCGGCCTGATCTTCATCGATGTAAGCGATTTTTGGTCCCATATTTGAAAGGTTCATGCCCCAACTCAGGCGATTATTGAAGAACGGGAAATTGTACAGCAGGCCAACATCGAAGGCAAAGCCGCTGGCAGTGCCCGAGCCGCGTTCCGTGCCAGCGCCATAGGGAGAAAGGCTACTGCGAATGAACCGCAGCGACAGCCCCATGGACAGATTATCCGTAACGGTTGCTCCGTAGCTTGCTGAGATGGCCCACTCGCTGCTGTTGAACTCGCCTAATTCTTGTCCCGTCGAGCTGGTGCGCATTTGCTTGCCGAGATTCAGATAGACAACGTTAAAGCCGACCGTACCTACACCCTCGATACTCATTTTATAAGCTAAAAATTCATAGAATAGGTCATCAGTCAATCCAGGAAGCCAATTGGCGTGCATAAAGGTAATTTCTCGGCCAGTTTGGTAGGCCAATCCAGCAGGGTTCCAAAATACGGCTGAGGCGTCATTGGCGACAGCAACGAAGGCCTCGCCCATACCAGCGGGCCGCGCGCCAGGGGAGATTAATAAGAACAACAGGGCCGCTTCGCTGACAGCTAAGGCCTGTTGTGAGACCAATACCAGGATGAGCAACAATGATGCGATGGCGAAATACTTTTTCATGAGATCAATCCTCCACGATTTTGCATCTGTAAAAACAAAAAAACCGAATGAAAAAGGTCAGCCCTTCCATAATCCACAAAGGTTCACCTCAACCATTCGGAATTTAACCTATGAAAGGAAAAATTCGGAAAAGGCAATGAGATGGTTAATTCCCCCGTGTCACAGAATAACATTGTCATGATTGAGCAACTGTTAACCACTTAACAAACCTTTAACGAACTTTTCCTAATAGGCGGCCTCCACAAATTATTCATCCAGTTAATTTGCAAATTGTCTTAAAGAAAAGTCGTTATATACTACTCATGGTAATGGCAAAAGTTCCTTGCTATTTCCCTGTTGGCTGTTTTATTTCTTAAACATTTTCAAGGCTGCTACCAATGAGTCCATTTCTGCTTTGGTGCGCTTTTCGGTTACTGCGATCAGCAAGCCTTTGGTGAGACCAAAGTCATATCGGGAAAGATCAATCCCGGCATAGATGCGTTGCAATAGCAATTTTTCGATAATTTGGCTCGGTGGTACAGGAGTTAAAACCACAAACTCTTTGAAGAATGGGGCATTGAAAGCCAGACGATAGCCATCGAGCTGCTGGATTTGTTCGGCCAAGTAGTGGCTGTTTTGTAAGCACAAATTGGCCACTTGCTGGATCCCCTGTTTGCCCATTAGTGCTAAATAAACAGTTGCAGCCAACGCAACCAAAGCCTGGTTGGTGCAGATATTGGATGTGGCTTTCTCCCGCCGAATATGTTGCTCGCGAGTTTGGAACGTGAGCACGAAACCGCGACGACCGTGGCGGTCCACCGTTGCCCCAGCAATCCGGCCTGGCATTCGTCGGATCAGATCAAATTTGCAGGCCATGATGCCCAGATACGGGCCCCCAAAATTGAGGCTATTTCCCAGGCATTGTCCCTCTCCAGTCGCAATATCGACGTGATAGCGGCCTGGAGGTTCCAGCAGCCCCAGGGAGATGGGATCTGTGGAACTAATCATCAATGCGCCAGCGGCATGGCAGCGTTCGCTGATCTCAAAAACTTCCTCCAAGTTGCCCAAAAAATTCGGATGTTGCACCATGACCGCTGCAGTGCTACTATCGATCTTTGATGATAGATCATTCAAATTGGTAATTCCATTTTCCAGCGCAGCGAGTTGAATTTGAATACGCTGCCCATGGCAATAGGTCTGTATTACCTGACGATAATGGGGATGAATGCCGCGGGAGACTACAACCTTTTTGCGGCCGGTCTCTGCTACCGCCATCAGGGCTCCCTCTGCCAGAGCAGAACCGCCATCATACATGGAGGCATTGGCGACTTCCATGTCGAACAATTCAGCAATCATCGATTGGTATTCATAAATCGCTTGTAATGTTCCTTGGCTTACTTCTGGCTGATACGGGGTGTAGGCAGTATAAAACTCACTGCGGGAGACGATGGCCCCAACGGCTGCGGGGATAAAGTGATCATAAGCTCCACCACCCAAAAAGCTAATAGCATCAGCCACGCTCTCATTGCAACGAGTTTTTTGATGAATTTCGCGGGCGATCTCCAATTCAGATAATGCTGGTGGTAGGTTAAGTTCTCGATTGAATCTAAGCTGTTTCGGAATATTGCTAATCAGAGCTTCAAAGTCAGGGACACCAATCCGCTCCAACATCGCCTCTCGATCGGCATCCGTATTCGGAATAAAAGGCATAAATGGACTCCATGCTGGTTTTGTCACTCGTTCGATGCGCTTGGCTATTTCGCTCAACTGATATGCTTTCTATAATCCTCAGGACTCATTAATGCCTCTAATTCAGCGGGATCGGAGATCTGAATCTTAATCATCCAACCCTTATCGTAGGGATCCTGATTGATCAATTCAGGTTGATCCTGCAATATGGTGTTAACTTCGATCACAGTGCCTGAGACTGGCGAAAACAAGTCTGAGACCGCTTTAACCGCCTCGATGGTTCCAAACGGCTCCATCTGCTTAACTTCCTGATTCAGTTCGGGCAATTCTACAAATACGATATCGCCCAGCTCGCTCTGTGCGTAGTCTGTAATCCCAACCGTGGCGACGCCGCTCGTGTCATCGTATAAAACCCACTCATGTTCCTCAGTGTACAGCAGTTCCTTCGGTATTTCCATGCTTCGGTTCTCCCTTAATTTTGTTCTGCAATTTATTGGTGACTTAATAATCGTTCGATGTATTTGGTATCGAAGTTCCCTTTCTGAAAATCGCTATCCTGCATGACCTTCTGATGGAATGGGATAGTGGTTGCGACTCCTTCAATAATGAATTCTTCGAGAGCGCGCTGCATTCGCACCAATGCCTCCTGGCGGTCTTTTCCCCAAGTGATCAGCTTCGCAATGAGGGAATCATAGTAGCTGGGTATTTGATATTGGGCGTAGGCATGGGTATCAACCCGAACGCCTGGACCTCCAGGGACATGAAAGTGTTCGATTTTGCCGGGACAGGGGCGAAAATTCTTTTCTGGATCCTCGGCATTGATTCGACATTCAATTGCATGCCCACGCAATTTATAACCACGAATCACCGAATTAAGTTTCTCCCCAGCGGCAAGCAAAATCTGTTGTTTCAGCAAATCCATTCCAAATACCACTTCTGTGACCGGATGTTCCACTTGAATTCGCGTATTCATCTCCATGAAATAAAATTTGCCGTCCTCATCCAGCAAAAATTCGATCGTGCCAGCACTCTGGTAATTGACCTGCTTGGCCCCCTTAATGGCAGTATCGATCAGTCGTTTCCGAATGCGCTCGGTGACTACTGGGGATGGAGATTCTTCAATCAGTTTCTGATGCTTACGCTGGATGGAGCATTCTCGTTCCCCTAAGGCCACAATGTTGCCGTAACGGTCGCCCAATAGTTGTACTTCGATATGGCGCGGACGTTCAAAATATTTTTCGATATACAGGTCAGGATTTTTGAATGCTGCATTCGCTTCGGTTCGGGCGGTGATAAAGGCGGCCTCCAGTTCGCTGCGTTCTCGAACCACTCGCATCCCTTTGCCCCCGCCTCCAGCCGTGGCTTTGAAAATGATCGGATAACCGATCTGTTCGGCAACTGCCTCTGCGGTCTTCAAATCGTTGACCACCCCATCGCTACCAGGGATGGTTGGGATGCCAGCTTTTTTCATCGTGGCTTTGGCGTAGGCTTTATCGCCCATACTCGCAATCATTTCAGAGCTGGGACCGATGAAGTGAATTTTGGAGGACTCGCAGATCTCAGCAAATTGGGCGTTTTCAGCTAAAAAACCGTATCCGGGATGAATTGCATCGGAATTGGTGATCACTGCTGCGCTGATGATTCTCGGAATATTGAGATAGCTCTCGGAACTTGGTCCTGGACCAATTCGGACGCACTC is from candidate division KSB1 bacterium and encodes:
- a CDS encoding DPP IV N-terminal domain-containing protein, translated to MKRANYIIPLLLIGWVWGANLFGQPVEYNHPELNWLTIDTEHFQVHYHKGAERTAALVAKIAEEIYAPITSLYLYQPDGKVHFIIRDHDDYSNGATYYYDNKIEIWATPMDFVLRGNHNWLRNVVTHEFTHMISLGAARKLTRKIPALYFQYMDYEPEKNPYVLYGFPNRIVSYPIATTTVPNWLAEGVAQYQLAKLNYDNWDTHRDMILRTAVLEGTLLNHREMGVFGKNSFGNEKLYNHGYALVIYIAETYGVESLRRIFQELQSPFHFTVNDALKDVLGKSERQLYREWKSYLETMYNYRVSPIVNNVRAGKIIESKGFANLFPCWSPDGTKFAFVSNRGYDYLSQSSLYLHDMTKGTVEKIKGGVSSSLAWSPDGEKIAYSRISKPNKHGSHFQDIYIYDLKKKKERPVTRNLRAQHPDWSPDGNKLLFVTTRDGTQNIAVLDLKTRKMTHLTKFRDGQQIFTPRWAPNGSVIVFSYSKSEGRQIGLISADGKTMKVLIADEHDARDPIFSPNGKEIYFSWDRTGIFNIYAFELATKNKRQLTNVLGGAFMPSVNKQGQLLYSDFNSQGYRIAWIERPTQVDEQQSRYLAYRSNSAQLASRENQDIYLINQGISDKTVNYNDAEVPRYSTTPYTFTYSSLAFLPRVMVDYGTVKFGTYLYSSDILNKYDIFAGFAMNRDWDYDLFGMVNYRKFRPTVFLEVYNRLLHHSEMDNYFYPYGADPTSNPPDTTLVKFKYNLTEVDAGLDFKLNDEQNLRTAFVFSRYRGTYHPQYTYPNGQDYPATSYNYFIGRSIQLNWSYKNVLPSISSEINPAAGRIVSVKYSQEFNKFIRDFTITKYGTWVEDYDDYNYGKLELDWKEFIPLFNHGRHAINFNLQAGWIDRPVHEFFNFYAGGLVGLRGYPYYSIEGTKMIITRTSYRFPISNNLDIRLFHLHFDKLYLGAFFDYGDAFNADVLNFSRFKKTAGAEVRLDLFSFYSFPTKIFFNAAYGFDEFTKKETDNTWLRYGKEWRYYLGISFGYFD
- a CDS encoding FG-GAP-like repeat-containing protein produces the protein MILHQTLRIKFIAIGLLIFSASFAAEKIKRPSFYPSTPSARFVTFKPASTATEASNDFAAIQANLPKTLKVMAIRVQFQRDNDRNTTGDGWFDLSTGTGMINPPPHNRRYFANQLRALKDYYLKVSGGKLALQVEEENGDSFVYPLASDSAWTLPHPMAYYNPNQTPAVLDQRLAELFRDAIVSADQAGYIDFSKFDVFIIFHAGVGAEFTQEFDTTPCDIPSVFLNFNDLKKNIGGNLPDFAGIPVNNGTFFIKEGIILPETENQGDYKIFGLLGTAALMMGFQLGLPALFDTDTGHPGIGRFGLMDQGSGNFYGSIPAQPCAWSKIFLGWEQPILISSGDKIPVAAALAANPNKIYKIPINAKEYFLVENRQQRVRETRNIAVGFDANGKRVEFYYGSDGSPIINPLDGIDVITSVNEYDFDLPGSGILIWHIDENIIEQKYAENRVNTDMNHRGVDLVEADGSQDMGYYYNFFGFTGYHAGYAEDMWWDANPAHLFVNSSQQVKFTPFTKPSTHSYARANTGIYITNFSPIDSVMYFKLEIKYYQPGFPAFLGANSGNSALVVGDLNGDGREEIVAATASGMILAWQANGEKLITNDAFTYQISLLGDTTNIPLPMFARIETGHFLHSPALADLTGDGALEVIAGSSIGHLFAWQAEDRNSDGEADLLFEINCGSTITTVPIIGDWNSATPGSEIAIGDQTGRIHLISETGQIVWQTAISNKALQRLMACRDVSAMRFVAIDEAGTIFAVDENGNIIWQKRFAGAGILNYPAFGDLDRDGRSDIVLTSTIGNLFILTHEGDFLPDFAGISTSSPLSNPALADVDGDGYLDIIVTGGGKIFAYRFNGTLLTNFPILIDRGAESEAYPDPILVDLDGDQKIEIIVASKNGLMNAFHSDGRKVNGFPLSISTPANSAPVIAHLTSDSLFCLIARSEDDFCHVWTLEYKFNDRQIYWRQFLNNERHSAIAQLPGSVPSRTGALMPEKTVYNYPNPTEGNWTIIRYYLREAAEVTIRIYDAAGELVEQLTGPGIGGIENERTWDVTRVQSGIYLARVTAKRANESSMVMIKIAVVK
- the porV gene encoding type IX secretion system outer membrane channel protein PorV, giving the protein MKKYFAIASLLLILVLVSQQALAVSEAALLFLLISPGARPAGMGEAFVAVANDASAVFWNPAGLAYQTGREITFMHANWLPGLTDDLFYEFLAYKMSIEGVGTVGFNVVYLNLGKQMRTSSTGQELGEFNSSEWAISASYGATVTDNLSMGLSLRFIRSSLSPYGAGTERGSGTASGFAFDVGLLYNFPFFNNRLSWGMNLSNMGPKIAYIDEDQADPLPTNLKTGFAFKLVDQKYNKITLTADINKLLVTPRKGSKADPFYKALVTSWYDDPLQTELDKITRSVGIEYWYSDLFALRTGYYHDKEGKVHYFSFGAGIKYASYGFDFGYVAAEKGHPLADTMRFSLTAGF
- the gcvPA gene encoding aminomethyl-transferring glycine dehydrogenase subunit GcvPA, with protein sequence MPFIPNTDADREAMLERIGVPDFEALISNIPKQLRFNRELNLPPALSELEIAREIHQKTRCNESVADAISFLGGGAYDHFIPAAVGAIVSRSEFYTAYTPYQPEVSQGTLQAIYEYQSMIAELFDMEVANASMYDGGSALAEGALMAVAETGRKKVVVSRGIHPHYRQVIQTYCHGQRIQIQLAALENGITNLNDLSSKIDSSTAAVMVQHPNFLGNLEEVFEISERCHAAGALMISSTDPISLGLLEPPGRYHVDIATGEGQCLGNSLNFGGPYLGIMACKFDLIRRMPGRIAGATVDRHGRRGFVLTFQTREQHIRREKATSNICTNQALVALAATVYLALMGKQGIQQVANLCLQNSHYLAEQIQQLDGYRLAFNAPFFKEFVVLTPVPPSQIIEKLLLQRIYAGIDLSRYDFGLTKGLLIAVTEKRTKAEMDSLVAALKMFKK
- the gcvH gene encoding glycine cleavage system protein GcvH, which gives rise to MEIPKELLYTEEHEWVLYDDTSGVATVGITDYAQSELGDIVFVELPELNQEVKQMEPFGTIEAVKAVSDLFSPVSGTVIEVNTILQDQPELINQDPYDKGWMIKIQISDPAELEALMSPEDYRKHIS
- the accC gene encoding acetyl-CoA carboxylase biotin carboxylase subunit, with amino-acid sequence MFKKILIANRGEIALRIIRACKELGIATVAVYSEADEYSLHVRFADECVRIGPGPSSESYLNIPRIISAAVITNSDAIHPGYGFLAENAQFAEICESSKIHFIGPSSEMIASMGDKAYAKATMKKAGIPTIPGSDGVVNDLKTAEAVAEQIGYPIIFKATAGGGGKGMRVVRERSELEAAFITARTEANAAFKNPDLYIEKYFERPRHIEVQLLGDRYGNIVALGERECSIQRKHQKLIEESPSPVVTERIRKRLIDTAIKGAKQVNYQSAGTIEFLLDEDGKFYFMEMNTRIQVEHPVTEVVFGMDLLKQQILLAAGEKLNSVIRGYKLRGHAIECRINAEDPEKNFRPCPGKIEHFHVPGGPGVRVDTHAYAQYQIPSYYDSLIAKLITWGKDRQEALVRMQRALEEFIIEGVATTIPFHQKVMQDSDFQKGNFDTKYIERLLSHQ